The Cherax quadricarinatus isolate ZL_2023a chromosome 53, ASM3850222v1, whole genome shotgun sequence genome includes a region encoding these proteins:
- the LOC128692342 gene encoding uncharacterized protein isoform X3: MATKVTKWTRERGGRKDFADPTRRSHQRLQINITGLDAAMMRDMAKYKGGDNVGKRQEKEVKMESREDAVIRKRIEELRAQLHDVTLKEEAKQGNKVEAVKEAAGKTVKELQQEADSRRQLLARVRTFIPVTPSPITPKQRAHTIHTEMLEERARQVQEKTERVRQRQEEDARWARVVRRNRDEFEEDLWKEHLHKINKRETLKKDLDNLCAEREASREEERRHLQRLREEVENSGKVYLQYHHHIRTQVTPRTQVAFHTGCSGEAEEAKGVLGRDRSSKGKPAAGGAEGGRAEGV; this comes from the exons ATGGCGACTAAGGTCACTAAATGGACACGAGAACGAGGAGGCAGGAAAGATTTCGCAGATCCTACACGCAGGAGTCATCAACGACTTCAAATAAATATCACAGGCCTCGATGCCGCTATGATGAGGGACATGGCAAAATACAAGGGAGGAGACAATGTGGGAAAGAGGCAAGAAAAAGAAGTAAAGATGGAGAGCCGTGAAGACGCGGTCATCCGCAAGAGAATTGAAGAACTACGTGCTCAGCTCCATGACGTCACTCTCAAGGAG GAGGCGAAGCAGGGAAACAAGGTAGAGGCGGTGAAGGAGGCTGCCGGGAAGACCGTGAAGGAACTACAGCAGGAAGCGGACAGCAGGAGACAACTGTTGGCCAGAGTTCGCACCTTCATCCCGGtcactccctcacccatcacaCCCAAGCAGCGAGCGCACACCATACACACTGAG ATGCTGGAGGAGAGGGCGAGGCAGGTGCAGGAGAAGACTGAGAGAGTGCGGCAGCGGCAGGAGGAAGACGCGAGGTGGGCCAGAGTGGTGCGTAGGAACAGGGATGAATTTGAGGAGGACCTGTGGAAGGAACACCTCCACAAGATAAACAAGAGAGAGACACTTAAGAAGGACCTCGACAATTT GTGTGCTGAGCGAGAAGCCTCTCGGGAGGAGGAACGAAGACACCTTCAGCGTCTTCGGGAGGAGGTGGAGAACAGTGGGAAAGTGTAcctccagtatcaccaccacatccGTACACAGGTGACTCCTCGCACACAGGTGGCTTTCCACACAG GCTGCTCAGGAGAAGCTGAGGAAGCGAAAGGAGTTCTTGGCAGAGATCGAAGCAGTAAGGGCAAGCCGGCTGCAGGAGGCGCTGAAGGAGGACGAGCAGAGGGAGTCTGA
- the LOC128692342 gene encoding uncharacterized protein isoform X2 encodes MATKVTKWTRERGGRKDFADPTRRSHQRLQINITGLDAAMMRDMAKYKGGDNVGKRQEKEVKMESREDAVIRKRIEELRAQLHDVTLKEEAKQGNKVEAVKEAAGKTVKELQQEADSRRQLLARVRTFIPVTPSPITPKQRAHTIHTEMLEERARQVQEKTERVRQRQEEDARWARVVRRNRDEFEEDLWKEHLHKINKRETLKKDLDNLCAEREASREEERRHLQRLREEVENSGKVYLQYHHHIRTQAAQEKLRKRKEFLAEIEAVRASRLQEALKEDEQRESELRYSAAKRAYARKVKQRILDKMKGKRSSAVDVLERGRKEVLEGEKKEGS; translated from the exons ATGGCGACTAAGGTCACTAAATGGACACGAGAACGAGGAGGCAGGAAAGATTTCGCAGATCCTACACGCAGGAGTCATCAACGACTTCAAATAAATATCACAGGCCTCGATGCCGCTATGATGAGGGACATGGCAAAATACAAGGGAGGAGACAATGTGGGAAAGAGGCAAGAAAAAGAAGTAAAGATGGAGAGCCGTGAAGACGCGGTCATCCGCAAGAGAATTGAAGAACTACGTGCTCAGCTCCATGACGTCACTCTCAAGGAG GAGGCGAAGCAGGGAAACAAGGTAGAGGCGGTGAAGGAGGCTGCCGGGAAGACCGTGAAGGAACTACAGCAGGAAGCGGACAGCAGGAGACAACTGTTGGCCAGAGTTCGCACCTTCATCCCGGtcactccctcacccatcacaCCCAAGCAGCGAGCGCACACCATACACACTGAG ATGCTGGAGGAGAGGGCGAGGCAGGTGCAGGAGAAGACTGAGAGAGTGCGGCAGCGGCAGGAGGAAGACGCGAGGTGGGCCAGAGTGGTGCGTAGGAACAGGGATGAATTTGAGGAGGACCTGTGGAAGGAACACCTCCACAAGATAAACAAGAGAGAGACACTTAAGAAGGACCTCGACAATTT GTGTGCTGAGCGAGAAGCCTCTCGGGAGGAGGAACGAAGACACCTTCAGCGTCTTCGGGAGGAGGTGGAGAACAGTGGGAAAGTGTAcctccagtatcaccaccacatccGTACACAG GCTGCTCAGGAGAAGCTGAGGAAGCGAAAGGAGTTCTTGGCAGAGATCGAAGCAGTAAGGGCAAGCCGGCTGCAGGAGGCGCTGAAGGAGGACGAGCAGAGGGAGTCTGAACTCAGGTACTCAGCGGCCAAGCGAGCCTACGCCAGGAAAGTCAAGCAGAGGATACTTGACAAGATGAAGGGAAAGAGGAGCTCAGCAGTAGACGTTCTtgaaagagggaggaaggaggttcTTGAAGGAGAGAAGAAAGAAGGTTCTTGA
- the LOC128692342 gene encoding uncharacterized protein isoform X1 yields the protein MATKVTKWTRERGGRKDFADPTRRSHQRLQINITGLDAAMMRDMAKYKGGDNVGKRQEKEVKMESREDAVIRKRIEELRAQLHDVTLKEEAKQGNKVEAVKEAAGKTVKELQQEADSRRQLLARVRTFIPVTPSPITPKQRAHTIHTEMLEERARQVQEKTERVRQRQEEDARWARVVRRNRDEFEEDLWKEHLHKINKRETLKKDLDNLCAEREASREEERRHLQRLREEVENSGKVYLQYHHHIRTQVTPRTQAAQEKLRKRKEFLAEIEAVRASRLQEALKEDEQRESELRYSAAKRAYARKVKQRILDKMKGKRSSAVDVLERGRKEVLEGEKKEGS from the exons ATGGCGACTAAGGTCACTAAATGGACACGAGAACGAGGAGGCAGGAAAGATTTCGCAGATCCTACACGCAGGAGTCATCAACGACTTCAAATAAATATCACAGGCCTCGATGCCGCTATGATGAGGGACATGGCAAAATACAAGGGAGGAGACAATGTGGGAAAGAGGCAAGAAAAAGAAGTAAAGATGGAGAGCCGTGAAGACGCGGTCATCCGCAAGAGAATTGAAGAACTACGTGCTCAGCTCCATGACGTCACTCTCAAGGAG GAGGCGAAGCAGGGAAACAAGGTAGAGGCGGTGAAGGAGGCTGCCGGGAAGACCGTGAAGGAACTACAGCAGGAAGCGGACAGCAGGAGACAACTGTTGGCCAGAGTTCGCACCTTCATCCCGGtcactccctcacccatcacaCCCAAGCAGCGAGCGCACACCATACACACTGAG ATGCTGGAGGAGAGGGCGAGGCAGGTGCAGGAGAAGACTGAGAGAGTGCGGCAGCGGCAGGAGGAAGACGCGAGGTGGGCCAGAGTGGTGCGTAGGAACAGGGATGAATTTGAGGAGGACCTGTGGAAGGAACACCTCCACAAGATAAACAAGAGAGAGACACTTAAGAAGGACCTCGACAATTT GTGTGCTGAGCGAGAAGCCTCTCGGGAGGAGGAACGAAGACACCTTCAGCGTCTTCGGGAGGAGGTGGAGAACAGTGGGAAAGTGTAcctccagtatcaccaccacatccGTACACAGGTGACTCCTCGCACACAG GCTGCTCAGGAGAAGCTGAGGAAGCGAAAGGAGTTCTTGGCAGAGATCGAAGCAGTAAGGGCAAGCCGGCTGCAGGAGGCGCTGAAGGAGGACGAGCAGAGGGAGTCTGAACTCAGGTACTCAGCGGCCAAGCGAGCCTACGCCAGGAAAGTCAAGCAGAGGATACTTGACAAGATGAAGGGAAAGAGGAGCTCAGCAGTAGACGTTCTtgaaagagggaggaaggaggttcTTGAAGGAGAGAAGAAAGAAGGTTCTTGA
- the LOC128692342 gene encoding uncharacterized protein isoform X4 has product MTKSHLRHPNYFQVIIQEAKQGNKVEAVKEAAGKTVKELQQEADSRRQLLARVRTFIPVTPSPITPKQRAHTIHTEMLEERARQVQEKTERVRQRQEEDARWARVVRRNRDEFEEDLWKEHLHKINKRETLKKDLDNLCAEREASREEERRHLQRLREEVENSGKVYLQYHHHIRTQVTPRTQAAQEKLRKRKEFLAEIEAVRASRLQEALKEDEQRESELRYSAAKRAYARKVKQRILDKMKGKRSSAVDVLERGRKEVLEGEKKEGS; this is encoded by the exons GAGGCGAAGCAGGGAAACAAGGTAGAGGCGGTGAAGGAGGCTGCCGGGAAGACCGTGAAGGAACTACAGCAGGAAGCGGACAGCAGGAGACAACTGTTGGCCAGAGTTCGCACCTTCATCCCGGtcactccctcacccatcacaCCCAAGCAGCGAGCGCACACCATACACACTGAG ATGCTGGAGGAGAGGGCGAGGCAGGTGCAGGAGAAGACTGAGAGAGTGCGGCAGCGGCAGGAGGAAGACGCGAGGTGGGCCAGAGTGGTGCGTAGGAACAGGGATGAATTTGAGGAGGACCTGTGGAAGGAACACCTCCACAAGATAAACAAGAGAGAGACACTTAAGAAGGACCTCGACAATTT GTGTGCTGAGCGAGAAGCCTCTCGGGAGGAGGAACGAAGACACCTTCAGCGTCTTCGGGAGGAGGTGGAGAACAGTGGGAAAGTGTAcctccagtatcaccaccacatccGTACACAGGTGACTCCTCGCACACAG GCTGCTCAGGAGAAGCTGAGGAAGCGAAAGGAGTTCTTGGCAGAGATCGAAGCAGTAAGGGCAAGCCGGCTGCAGGAGGCGCTGAAGGAGGACGAGCAGAGGGAGTCTGAACTCAGGTACTCAGCGGCCAAGCGAGCCTACGCCAGGAAAGTCAAGCAGAGGATACTTGACAAGATGAAGGGAAAGAGGAGCTCAGCAGTAGACGTTCTtgaaagagggaggaaggaggttcTTGAAGGAGAGAAGAAAGAAGGTTCTTGA